Proteins encoded in a region of the Alosa sapidissima isolate fAloSap1 chromosome 19, fAloSap1.pri, whole genome shotgun sequence genome:
- the tmem151bb gene encoding transmembrane protein 151B, with amino-acid sequence MSPPASAATASESSTTTVFEDETDTPREEQRPLKQSLTKSLCREVFWKCLLLSMLMYGCMGALVWCHVTKVTRLTFDSAFKGKSMMYHDSPCSDGYIYIPLAFLTMLYVVYLVECWHCHARNEMQYKVDVEGVYERIQRMQQAKPCIWWKAISYHYVRRTRQVTRYRNGDAYTTTQVYHERVNTHVAEAEFDYGHCGVKDISKQLAGLEKAALTKLRFTKCFSFANVESENSYLTQRARFFTDNEGLDDYMEAREGMHLKNVDFREFVISFSDPDHHPWYVSNYIFWATAFLTLSWPLRVLTEYRTAYAHYRVEKLFGADYLPVTPCEDRPYCRRIPRVNTIDSTELEWHIRSNQQLVPSYSEAGLMDLAQRSGGFGRQNCERCHRTISSSSVFSRSALSICNGGSPRLPFSGSRFSLGRLYGSRRSCLWRSGSLDEPESPSENTHCLAGPRLPPNEEDPPPYQDALYFPVLIVHCNESCPNHRSFHRNGSCVETSL; translated from the exons ATGTCCCCTCCAGCATCGGCTGCGACTGCCAGTGAGAGCAGTACCACCACTGTTTTCGAGGATGAGACGGACACCCCCAGAGAGGAG CAGAGGCCTCTGAAGCAGTCGCTGACCAAGTCACTGTGCCGGGAGGTGTTCTGGAAATGCCTACTGCTCTCCATGCTCATGTACGGCTGCATGGGGGCGTTGGTGTGGTGCCACGTCACCAAGGTGACCCGCCTCACCTTCGACAGTGCCTTCAAAGGGAAGTCCATGATGTACCACGACAGCCCCTGCTCGGACGGGTACATCTACATCCCACTGGCCTTCTTGACTATGCTCTACGTGGTCTACCTGGTGGAGTGCTGGCACTGCCACGCCCGGAATGAAATGCAATACAAGGTGGACGTGGAGGGCGTGTACGAGCGGATTCAGCGCATGCAGCAGGCCAAGCCTTGCATCTGGTGGAAAGCCATCAGCTATCACTATGTACGTCGGACGCGGCAGGTAACACGTTACCGCAACGGGGACGCCTACACCACCACACAGGTGTACCACGAGCGGGTCAACACGCACGTGGCTGAGGCAGAGTTTGACTACGGTCACTGCGGCGTGAAGGACATCTCCAAGCAACTGGCCGGCTTGGAGAAGGCCGCCCTGACCAAGCTGCGCTTCACCAAATGCTTCAGCTTTGCCAATGTGGAGTCGGAGAACTCCTACCTGACCCAGCGGGCGCGCTTCTTCACTGACAACGAAGGGCTGGACGACTACATGGAGGCCCGCGAGGGGATGCATCTGAAGAACGTGGACTTCAGAGAGTTTGTCATCTCGTTCTCGGATCCGGACCACCATCCCTGGTACGTCTCCAACTACATCTTCTGGGCGACAGCTTTTCTGACTCTGTCCTGGCCGCTACGCGTTCTGACGGAGTACCGCACCGCCTATGCGCACTATCGGGTGGAGAAGTTGTTCGGCGCCGACTACCTGCCTGTCACGCCGTGCGAGGACCGGCCGTACTGCCGCCGCATACCGCGGGTCAACACCATCGACAGCACCGAACTGGAGTGGCACATCCGCTCCAACCAGCAGCTTGTGCCCAGCTACTCAGAGGCCGGGCTAATGGACCTGGCGCAGCGTTCGGGCGGCTTCGGTCGTCAGAACTGCGAGCGATGCCACCGCACCATCAGCAGTTCCTCTGTGTTCTCGCGGAGCGCGCTCAGCATCTGCAACGGTGGCAGCCCGCGGCTTCCGTTCAGCGGTAGCCGCTTCTCTCTGGGCCGCCTGTACGGCTCACGACGCAGCTGCCTGTGGCGCAGCGGCAGCCTGGACGAGCCCGAGAGCCCCAGCGAGAACACGCACTGCCTGGCGGGCCCGCGCCTGCCACCCAACGAGGAGGACCCTCCGCCCTACCAGGACGCGCTCTACTTCCCCGTGCTGATCGTGCACTGCAACGAGAGCTGCCCCAACCACCGCTCCTTCCACCGCAATGGTTCCTGTGTCGAGACGTCACTCTGA